One window of the Benincasa hispida cultivar B227 chromosome 3, ASM972705v1, whole genome shotgun sequence genome contains the following:
- the LOC120072519 gene encoding uncharacterized protein LOC120072519 isoform X2, which translates to MACGLLIWSPISLRSISFPALSFSLSSPKRTQLSISATVETPSAADDIQQLSARERRKLRNERREIKTTTNWREEVEERLCKKPKKEFATWTEKLNLDYLSKLGPQWWVMRVARVRGQEIVERLARSLARNYPDLDFKIYYPSVQEKRKLKNVWAIYSKRQINKPKPVSEADMEAIFKEAKEEQERHDQAFLEKEQDRAPNSSALETDLDTNGTTATKQKGRPKKAVNTLSPGSTVRVASGTFAEFEGSLKKLNRKSGKVTVGFTLFGKETLVDLDIGDIIVETK; encoded by the exons ATGGCCTGTGGACTTCTGATTTGGAGCCCAATTTCCCTTCGCTCTATCTCTTTCCCTGCCCtttccttctctctctcttctcccAAACGTACCCAACTATCAATCTCCGCCACCGTCGAAACCCCCTCCGCCGCCGACGATATTCAGCAGCTGTCGGCCCGGGAGAGGAGGAAGCTGAGGAACGAGAGGAGAGAGATTAAAACCACTACCAATTGGAGGGAGGAAGTAGAGGAAAGGCTCTGCAAGAAGCCCAAGAAGGAATTTGCCACTTGGACTGAGAAGCTCAACCTCGATTACCTCTCTAAATTGGGTCCTCAATGGTGGGTTATGCGTGTCGCTCGTGTTAGAGGCCAAGAAATTGTCGAACGCCTCGCTCGTTCTCTTGCTAGGAACTACCCCGACCTCGATTTCAAG ATATATTACCCGTCGGTCCAGGAGAAGAGGAAATTAAAGAATG TTTGGGCAATATACAGTAAACGACAGATAAATAAACCAAAGCCGGTATCGGAAGCTGATATGGAAGCAATCTTCAAAGAAGCAAAGGAAGAGCAAGAAAGACATGACCAGGCTTTCCTAGAGAAAGAGCAAGACAGGGCTCCAAACTCTAGCGCGCTCGAGACCGACTTAGATACAAATGGTACTACTGCTACAAAGCAAAAAGGAAGGCCAAAGAAAGCCGTTAATACTTTGTCTCCAGGGTCAACTGTTCGGGTTGCGTCTGGGACTTTTGCAGAATTTGAAGGCTCTCTTAAGAAGCTGAACCGTAAAAGTGGAAAG GTAACTGTGGGGTTCACACTATTTGGGAAGGAAACCCTTGTAGACCTTGACATTGGTGATATTATAGTAGAGACAAAATGA
- the LOC120072519 gene encoding transcription termination/antitermination protein NusG isoform X1: MACGLLIWSPISLRSISFPALSFSLSSPKRTQLSISATVETPSAADDIQQLSARERRKLRNERREIKTTTNWREEVEERLCKKPKKEFATWTEKLNLDYLSKLGPQWWVMRVARVRGQEIVERLARSLARNYPDLDFKIYYPSVQEKRKLKNGTYTVKPKALFPGSVFIRCIMNKEIHDFIRECDGVGGFVGAKVGNTKRQINKPKPVSEADMEAIFKEAKEEQERHDQAFLEKEQDRAPNSSALETDLDTNGTTATKQKGRPKKAVNTLSPGSTVRVASGTFAEFEGSLKKLNRKSGKVTVGFTLFGKETLVDLDIGDIIVETK, encoded by the exons ATGGCCTGTGGACTTCTGATTTGGAGCCCAATTTCCCTTCGCTCTATCTCTTTCCCTGCCCtttccttctctctctcttctcccAAACGTACCCAACTATCAATCTCCGCCACCGTCGAAACCCCCTCCGCCGCCGACGATATTCAGCAGCTGTCGGCCCGGGAGAGGAGGAAGCTGAGGAACGAGAGGAGAGAGATTAAAACCACTACCAATTGGAGGGAGGAAGTAGAGGAAAGGCTCTGCAAGAAGCCCAAGAAGGAATTTGCCACTTGGACTGAGAAGCTCAACCTCGATTACCTCTCTAAATTGGGTCCTCAATGGTGGGTTATGCGTGTCGCTCGTGTTAGAGGCCAAGAAATTGTCGAACGCCTCGCTCGTTCTCTTGCTAGGAACTACCCCGACCTCGATTTCAAG ATATATTACCCGTCGGTCCAGGAGAAGAGGAAATTAAAGAATGGTACGTACACCGTTAAACCGAAAGCCCTTTTTCCTGGATCTGTATTTATAAGATGTATCATGAACAAGGAGATACATGACTTCATTAGAGAGTGTGATGGAGTTGGAGGCTTTGTTGGTGCGAAGGTCGGAAACAC TAAACGACAGATAAATAAACCAAAGCCGGTATCGGAAGCTGATATGGAAGCAATCTTCAAAGAAGCAAAGGAAGAGCAAGAAAGACATGACCAGGCTTTCCTAGAGAAAGAGCAAGACAGGGCTCCAAACTCTAGCGCGCTCGAGACCGACTTAGATACAAATGGTACTACTGCTACAAAGCAAAAAGGAAGGCCAAAGAAAGCCGTTAATACTTTGTCTCCAGGGTCAACTGTTCGGGTTGCGTCTGGGACTTTTGCAGAATTTGAAGGCTCTCTTAAGAAGCTGAACCGTAAAAGTGGAAAG GTAACTGTGGGGTTCACACTATTTGGGAAGGAAACCCTTGTAGACCTTGACATTGGTGATATTATAGTAGAGACAAAATGA